From the genome of Alteromonas stellipolaris:
TTAAGCATGTTCGAATTAGCAAACGAATGTTACGCCCCCGACAACGCTAAGCCGGTTATCAAAAGCGCGGCCAGTGAAGTGATTGGGCATCATAATGAAGATGGTGTAGCACGCTTTCTGAGGCAGCGATTTTCACTGTAAGTCACAAGCAAGCGACAAACACTAAACGCTCTGCTTTTTGCTGCTAGGCATTTACCATTTACTAATAGATATAGGCCAATAGAGAGTTAGTTTTTCCCCACATACAAATAAGCTCGCAGATTCAACATCTACGAGCTTATCATCAGCAACTAAATACGTAATGTAAGTCCAGCGCTAGATTTGTAATAAATTAGCTTGAGAGCTAAGCCTTTATCACTTCTACACCGTTCATGTACGGTACTAGGGCTTTAGGTATCGTTACACTGCCATCAGCCTGTTGGTAGTTTTCTAAAATAGCCACCAATGTACGGCCAACTGCCAAACCAGAACCATTCAATGTATGAAGTAATTCAGGCTTGTTTGTTTCTGGGTTTCTGAAACGCCCTTGCATACGTCTAGCCTGAAAATCTACCATGTTTGAGCATGATGAGATTTCACGATACGTGTTTTGTGCTGGCAACCATACTTCTAAATCATAAGTTTTACATGCGCCAAAGCCCATGTCGCCAGTACAAAGCAATACTTTACGGTATGGCAATTCAAGCTTCTGCAAAATGGTTTCAGCGTGCTGAGTAAGTTCTTCTAATGCGTCGAAGCTATCTTCAGGCTTCACTAGCTGTACAAGTTCAACTTTGTCGAACTGATGCTGACGAATCAAACCACGGGTATCACGGCCATACGAGCCTGCTTCTGAACGAAAACAAGGCGTATGCGCGGTCATCTTAACCGGTAGCGACTTCTCATCTAGAATTTCATCACGGGCGATGTTGGTTAGCGGTACTTCTGCAGTTGGAATAAGTGAAAGCCCTTGGCCTTCTTCCGTTGCTGGCTGAGTATGAAATAAGTCTTCACCAAATTTAGGTAATTGACCTGTGCCATAAAGGCTGTCAGCGTTTACCAAAAACGGGACATACATTTCATCATAACCGTGCTCGTTGGTGTGAACATCTAACATGAACTGGGCAATGGCGCGGTTTAAACGAGCCATCTCACGGCGCATCACTACAAAACGGCTACCTGTTAATTTAGTTGCCGTAGCAAAATCTAAGCTATTATTTAGCCCTTCACCAATATCAACGTGGTCTTTCACTTCAAAATCGAAAGTACGTGGCTCACCCCAACGTGAAATCTCAACGTTGTCGTCTTCGTCTTTACCTTCAGGTACCGACTCATGTGGCAAGTTAGGAATGCCTTGGGTAAATGCAGTGATTTCATCAAGCAATACGGTTAGTTCAGCTTTAGCTGCATCTAAGTCATCGCCTAATTTGCCCACTTCTGCCAACAAAGGCGCAATATCTTCGCCTTGAGACTTAGCTTTACCAATGGACTTACTTCGAACGTTACGTTCGTTCTGCAGATCCTGTGTTTTGGACTGAAGTGTTTTTCTTTTTTCTTCTAGCGAGTTAAATGTAGCTACATCGAGGTTATAACCACGGGCAGCCAAACGCTTGGCAGTTTCTTCTATATCGCTTCGTAAACACTTTGGATCTAACATGTGTTCCTACTTATCCTTTCATGAGTTCAATAGCCAGCCAACCTGCTAATAAGCAAGCGCCGACGTTGAGGAATATATTAGCAATGGCTTTTAACCACAGCTCGTTTTCTAATAATGTGAGCGTTTCCACAGAGAATGTTGAAAATGTGGTAAACGCGCCTAACAGCCCTACCCCAATTAATGCTCGGTAAGGAGAGTCAGTTAATTCGTTGCGCTCAATAAAGCCATACAGGGTAACTAAGGCAAATGAACCAACAACGTTAACCGCTAGTGTACCAAAGGGCATATTTTTTCCAAACCAAGAATCTATGGTTGTGGTACAAAAATAACGCAAGCAAGCCCCAACTGCACCGCCTGCTGCAATATAGCAGTATAAAATAACGCCTTGAGGCACAATGTTCACCGTTTTTGATTATTACGCGCACTCTGCGCGTGTTCATTGAGATTATCTAAATAGTCACGTTTTGCCTTAAGCGCTTTTTCTAACCCACGTTCGTTAGGCTCGTATAAGCGAGTACCTGCAATGCTATCAGGCAAATACACTTCACCTGCCGCGAAAGCATTTGCTTCGTTATGCGCATACCGATAACCATCACCATGACCTAAGTCTTTCATTAATTCAGTGGGGGCGTTACGTAAATGCATGGGCACAGGTGCATCTGATGTTTGTCTTGCTAATGCTTTTGCTTGACTAAACGCCATATAAACAGCATTACTTTTTGCCGCCAATGCACAATAAACAGCCGCTTGTGCAATTGCACGCTCACCTTCAGCTGGCCCAACGCGATGATAGGTATCCCACGCGTTTATGCATAACTGCATAGCTCTGGGGTCGGCATTACCAATATCTTCCGATGCAATTGCCAATAACCTTCTTGCCACATACAGCGCATCACCGCCACCGTCTAATATACGTGCGTACCAATATAGCGCAGCATCAGGATCTGAACCCCGTACCGACTTATGAAACGCAGATATTAGGTCGTAAAATGTATCACCTTTATTGTCGTAGCTGGCAATTTTTTCGCCTACGGCTTGTTCAATATCGGCAATAGAAATAACACTGTTCTCAGTAAAGTCAGCGGCTAGCTCTAAATAAGTGAGTAACCTGCGGCCATCACCGCCACACAAACCTAACAAGGCGTTACTAGCATCTTCCTCAATACTTAACTGTCGTGAACCTAACCCTTTTTCTTCATCGGTTAGTGCCCGTTGCATTAATTCAGCAAGTGCATCTTGTTCTAATGCTTTAAGTACGTAAACCCGTACACGAGAAAGCAGTGCGTTGTTCAATTCAAAAGAAGGGTTTTCAGTGGTTGCACCTATGAAAGTAACAGTGCCCGACTCTACAAAAGGTAAAAAAGCGTCTTGTTGGCTTTTGTTGAACCTGTGTACTTCATCTACAAATAATAAAGTACGTTGGTTATAGCGGGAGTTTTCTTTCGCGGTATCCATTGCCGCGCGAATATCTTTCACCCCAGAGGTTACCGCCGAAATGCGAATAACCGAGGCATTGGTATATGTGGCAATAAGCTCTGCTAAGGTTGTTTTACCCGTACCAGGTGGGCCCCATAAAATCATAGAATGGCAGTGGCCCGCTTCTAGCATTTTACGTAGCGGTTTGTTAGCGCCTAATAGGTGCGACTGGCCGGCATACTCATCTATGGTCACCGGCCGCATTTTGGCTGCTAGTGGCGCAAAAGGTTCAAGCGGTTCTTTGTTATCGTTAATCATCTATTCTTAGCTATCGCTGATCATCAATAATATAGCTTTGCGGCACGTCTACAGAGAAAAGATTGTCTTTAGCAGTATCAATAGCAAAATCTAAATCTTGCTTGCTAAACACTAACGCACTGGTTTGATCTTGTGCATCAAGCATATCTAACGTCGACAGAATACCGTCGCTGTTGAACCCTAATGTCAGTGACTTTATTTGACCATCTGTCGATTTAGGCACAATTTGGTATTGCTCTAACGTTGAGCTGGCTTTCGCGTCGTCAAGCTTGCTGATCACAAAACTGTCCCAAGTTTCATCGTCGTTAGCCGTTAATAAAACAATAGGGTTGTCTTTAATCGCTTGGTCTTGCGAAATAATAGTGACCTGCTCAACAAAGGTATCAATATTCCATACCGCTTCACCATCGGCAATAAGCAAAGTCTCATCAGGAAACGTGGTTTCCCAGCGAAGCTTATTCGGGCGCATCATGGTTAATGTACCCTGGGCTTCATGAACAATATTGCCTTGGGCATCGGTTACCGTTTGATTAAAAGCGGCTTGGTATTGCTGTAATCCATGTAGGCGTTTTTTCAAAAGTACATTTGCACTATCTGCTGCATCAGCGGCTTTTGAAACGTCTTTAGCACTGTGAGCGGTAAATTTAGGCTTTGTTGCAGAACCTACCACCACAGTGGCATCGCTATTGGTTTTTGGCGCATCGCTAGTTATATTAGCGCTAGTTAAATTAGCGCTGGCAATCTGCATTGCAGATAAGCTCAACGGCGCCGTTAACGCCATTGCCATCATAATAGGTACTACTTTATTCATTGTTGTTAATCCTTAGGCGCTGGCGGAGCTAATACTTCGCGGTTGCCGTTGTGACCCTGTGCACTTACGACGCCACTAGATTCCATTTGTTCCACTAATCGTGCTGCGCGATTGTAACCAATTCTGAATTTGCGTTGCACACTAGAGACACTTGCTCTTCTTGTTTCGGTAACAAAGGCTACGGCTTCATCGTAAAATGCATCGAATTCTTGATCTTCACCTTCGGCTTGTTCACCCGGTAAAAGTACCTCGGCAGACGCTTCGCCATTTAATATCTCATCAATATATTTAGGTGCGCCTCTACGTTTCCAATCTGCCACTACGGCGTGAACCTCGTGATCGTCCACGAACGCGCCGTGCACACGCGTTGGAACTGGGCTACCTGGTGGCAAGTACAACATATCACCCATGCCTAGCAGTGCTTCAGCACCTTGTTGGTCTAAAATGGTACGTGAATCAATTTTACTAGAAACTTGGAATGCAATACGCGTCGGAATATTCGCTTTAATTAAGCCGGTAATAACATCTACCGAAGGACGTTGCGTGGCGAGTACCAAATGAATACCTGCCGCACGGGCCTTTTGTGCAATACGAGCAATAAGCTCTTCCACTTTTTTACCAACAATCATCATCATGTCGGCGAATTCATCTACCACAACTACAATGGCAGGCAGTTTTTCTAAATCAGGTGCATGAGGCTCCATGCTTTCTTCACTCTTCCACAACGGATCTTGAATAGGCGTGCCAGCGGCAATCGCTTCTTCCACTTTTGCGTTGTAGCCTTTTAGGTTTCTTACCCCCAAGGCGCTCATTAAGCGATAACGACGCTCCATCTCACCTACACACCAACGAAGGGCGTTAGCCGCTTCTTTCATGTCGGTAACCACTTCGGCAAGCAAATGCGGAATACCTTCATATACCGATAGCTCAAGCATTTTCGGGTCTATCATGATCATACGTACATCTTCTGGCGTGCTCTTATACAGCAAGCTTAAGATCATAACGTTAACACCAACCGACTTACCTGAACCGGTAGTACCCGCCACCAATAAGTGAGGCATTTTAGCCAAATCCACTATCACAGGCTTACCAGAAATATCCGCACCTAATACCATGGTAAGCGGTGAACTATTACGCTGGAAGGCATCACCACCAATCACTTCACTCAAACGTACCATTTCACGCTTTTTGTTTGGAAGCTCAAGGCCTATAACGGATTTACCCGGTATAACTTCTACCACACGTACTGATATTGCCGACATGGCGCGAGCCAAATCTTTAGACAACCCCGTAATTTTGCTTACTTTCACACCTGGTGCTAAATCTAGCTCGAAACGTGTAATAACAGGGCCTGGGTATACACCCACTACATTGGCTTCTATATTAAAGTCAGCCAGTTTCTCTTCAACTAGCCTAGATATACCGTCAATCTCTTCTTGTGTAAGCGGGTTTTCATGTTTATCCGCTCGTTCCAGTAGGTCAAACGAAGGCATGGCGGTAATAGGTTCGCTCCCCTCCCCTTCATGACGAGTAATGGATTTTGCACCCATCGCCACTGGCGTGAATGGTTGATGTACCGGTTTTGGCGCTGGTGCTGATTCAGGAGCCGGCGCCGGCGCTGACTGCGGCTCTGGCGTCTCTATATTAACAGGCTCAGCAGTTTGTTGTGCCTCAGTCGCTGGCGCTTCAGTTAACGTATCGGTTTGCGACATGTCGAAGGTTGGTTCAATCATTTCATCAGACTGTGATTTAGCGATCTGATGATTCTCTACTACCTCATCTTTGCTAGAAGGCTTGGCTTCTTTCACTTTATTGTGCACAGCTTCGCGCATACCCGATAACGAAAAGCTCGACTTAGGTTTGTTTTCGCTTTCAGTCTTAGCTGGCGTGTGGCTCTGAGTTTCAAAAGGCGGTACGTCATCTTCGTCAAACACATCATCTGGAATGCCAAATGATGGTTCACTGCGCTCAGCCTTAGGTGGCGGCGTAAAAACGGGTTCAGGCGTTTCGGCGGGCTCTGCACGCATGCTGGTGATATCTAATTCGTCATTTTCAGGCTTTGCACTGCGAGAAGGTAACGCAAGCCTTGGCATATCTAGGGCGAGTGCTTGTTGTGGTATCGACACACATTTGCGCCCAAACCAAAGTGTCATTTCACCTAGTCTGTCCACAATACTTAACCAGCTAATGCCCGTTAATAAGGTAAAGCCGGTGCAGAAAAAGCACAGAAGCAACAAAATAGTGCCTGCGATATTAAAGTACGGCACAAGGGCTGAACTAATAACATCGCCCACGAAGCCGCCGGCAGAAAAGTTGTAAATGTCGTCAAAATTTATACTGGCAATGCCCGTGGCACCTAGTGCCATCAATAAACCACCAATAATGCGCAAACCTATTGTGAGGTAATCGAACTCTTCTAGTGCTTTAATGTGCTGGAATAAGAACCAACCTAAAAAGGCTGCTCCAAAAGGAAGGAGATAAGCTAAGAAGCCAAAAGAGAAAAGCAATAAATCGGCACTCCACGCGCCGGTAGAGCCTACCCAGTTATGTACGTCTAATTGCAAGCCGGCTTGGCTCCAGCCTGGGTCGCCCGGGTGGAAAGATACTAATGCCAGCAATAAGAAAAAGGCGAAGACACAGGCTATAATCATGCCGGCTTCCCAAATTCGCTGAATCCCTGTTAATTGCGTCATAACCCTAAATCACTTATTAATCTAAATTGATGTTTCGATGTTGTGATAATTCTATCGATAAAGAAGAATACAAATGCAGTGCCAATATTATCGTAATGTTTTCAATAAGTAATTTATTAATAAGGTGTATTACAAACCTGTTTACTTACACCCACTGTTGCGAGTCAAATTCACACTAACAATAACCACTGTATTTTTGCACAGCCTATCACAAATGCCCTCAATTGAGCCATGCTTTCATTACTTCAAATTAATCCGAAGTGATGTTGTACTTTTCACTTCTTCCATTACCACATAGGTTCGTGACTCACTCACCCCAGGAAGGCGCAGCAAGGTGTCACCTAACAATCTACGATAGCTAGACATGTCTGCAACCCGTGCTTTTAGCAAGAAATCAAAATCCCCGGAGACCAGATGGCATTCTTGTATATCGTCATGAAGCCTAACCGCCGCAGAAAATTCTGCGAAGATATCTACCGACGTCTTCGTTAACGTTATTTCTACAAAAACAAGCATGGCAGCGCCTAGCTTTTCCGGATCAACCACGGCATGGTAGCCTTTTATATAGCCTTGGCTCTCTAAACGCTTAACCCGCTCTAAACAGGGACTAGGGCTCAAACCCACGTCTTTAGCCAATTCCACGTTTGATATGCGCCCGTTTTTTTGTAGCGAAATCAGTATATTCCTGTCTATTCGGTCAAGATGTTTTGGAGTTTTTACCAGCATATTTTATTCCGACTTAATCACACAAAGCCAGATTATATGCTGCAACTTATTTTTTTTCAGCACATAGTTCGCTTTTATCTACCGTATACTGAATCAAATAATAATCGGCAAGTGAGCCACTGGGCTAATCAATTAGAGGAAAAGTTATGTTAATCGGTGTACCAAAAGAAATTAAGAACCATGAATATCGCGTTGGCTTAACGCCTGCGGCAGTAAAAGAGTTTACCAGTCATGGTCATTCAGTGTTAATTGAGACGCTGGCCGGTGATGCAATTGGTTTTACCGATGAAATGTACGTTGAAGCTGGTGCTTCTATCGCATCTACTGCTGAGCAAGTTTTTGCTGAAGCAGAAATGATTATTAAAGTAAAAGAGCCACAAACGAATGAATGTAAAATGCTTCGTAAAGGCCAAACCCTTTACACTTACCTTCATTTGGCACCAGATCCTACTCAGACAGAGCTTCTTATTGCTTCTGGCGCAACCTGTATCGCTTATGAAACCGTAACCGACGACCGTGGTGGTTTGCCACTATTAGCGCCAATGAGCGAAGTGGCTGGCCGTATGTCAGTTCAAGCTGGTGCACATTACCTAGAAAAAGCGCATGGCGGCAGCGGTACATTATTGGGCGGCGTTCCTGGAGTAGCACCGGGTAAAGTACTTATTATTGGTGGTGGTGTTGTAGGTACGCAAGCCGCTAAAATGGCCTTAGGCCTTGGCGCAGACGTTACTATTCTAGACCGTTCACTTCCTCGCCTTCGTCAGTTAGATGACATTTTTAATGGCCAAGTTAAAACAGTTTACTCTACCGTTGATGCGATTGAACATTATTCGTCAAAAGCTGATCTTGTTGTTGGCGCAGTACTTATTCCTGGCGCAGCAGCACCTAAGCTACTTAACCGCGAACAAATTGCGGCTATGAAGCCAGGCTCTGTATTGGTTGATGTTGCTATCGACCAAGGTGGTTGTTTTGAAACGTCTAAAGCCACTACCCACCAAGACCCTGTATACATCATCGACGACGTAGTGCATTACTGTGTTGCGAATATGCCAGGTGGTGTTGCACGTACCTCTACTATGGCCCTTAACAATGCGACTCTACCGTTTGGTTTAGCGTTGGCGAATAAAGGTCCGGCTAAAGCTATGCTTGAAGATAAGCACTTATTGAACGGCCTTAACGTTCATGAAGGCAAAGTGACCTACAAAGCAGTTGTTGACGCATTAGGTGAAAAGTTGGGTTTAACTTACACCCCTGCTGAAGAAGCACTAAACGCTTAAGTTATTCTTGATTCTGCTAGTGCAGTAATAAAAAGCACTAGCAAGTAAAAACGCCCAGTTAGTGGTTTGCATATTGAATGCGTTCACTACTGGGCGTTTTTT
Proteins encoded in this window:
- the serS gene encoding serine--tRNA ligase, encoding MLDPKCLRSDIEETAKRLAARGYNLDVATFNSLEEKRKTLQSKTQDLQNERNVRSKSIGKAKSQGEDIAPLLAEVGKLGDDLDAAKAELTVLLDEITAFTQGIPNLPHESVPEGKDEDDNVEISRWGEPRTFDFEVKDHVDIGEGLNNSLDFATATKLTGSRFVVMRREMARLNRAIAQFMLDVHTNEHGYDEMYVPFLVNADSLYGTGQLPKFGEDLFHTQPATEEGQGLSLIPTAEVPLTNIARDEILDEKSLPVKMTAHTPCFRSEAGSYGRDTRGLIRQHQFDKVELVQLVKPEDSFDALEELTQHAETILQKLELPYRKVLLCTGDMGFGACKTYDLEVWLPAQNTYREISSCSNMVDFQARRMQGRFRNPETNKPELLHTLNGSGLAVGRTLVAILENYQQADGSVTIPKALVPYMNGVEVIKA
- the crcB gene encoding fluoride efflux transporter CrcB; its protein translation is MPQGVILYCYIAAGGAVGACLRYFCTTTIDSWFGKNMPFGTLAVNVVGSFALVTLYGFIERNELTDSPYRALIGVGLLGAFTTFSTFSVETLTLLENELWLKAIANIFLNVGACLLAGWLAIELMKG
- a CDS encoding replication-associated recombination protein A, producing MINDNKEPLEPFAPLAAKMRPVTIDEYAGQSHLLGANKPLRKMLEAGHCHSMILWGPPGTGKTTLAELIATYTNASVIRISAVTSGVKDIRAAMDTAKENSRYNQRTLLFVDEVHRFNKSQQDAFLPFVESGTVTFIGATTENPSFELNNALLSRVRVYVLKALEQDALAELMQRALTDEEKGLGSRQLSIEEDASNALLGLCGGDGRRLLTYLELAADFTENSVISIADIEQAVGEKIASYDNKGDTFYDLISAFHKSVRGSDPDAALYWYARILDGGGDALYVARRLLAIASEDIGNADPRAMQLCINAWDTYHRVGPAEGERAIAQAAVYCALAAKSNAVYMAFSQAKALARQTSDAPVPMHLRNAPTELMKDLGHGDGYRYAHNEANAFAAGEVYLPDSIAGTRLYEPNERGLEKALKAKRDYLDNLNEHAQSARNNQKR
- the lolA gene encoding outer membrane lipoprotein chaperone LolA, which produces MNKVVPIMMAMALTAPLSLSAMQIASANLTSANITSDAPKTNSDATVVVGSATKPKFTAHSAKDVSKAADAADSANVLLKKRLHGLQQYQAAFNQTVTDAQGNIVHEAQGTLTMMRPNKLRWETTFPDETLLIADGEAVWNIDTFVEQVTIISQDQAIKDNPIVLLTANDDETWDSFVISKLDDAKASSTLEQYQIVPKSTDGQIKSLTLGFNSDGILSTLDMLDAQDQTSALVFSKQDLDFAIDTAKDNLFSVDVPQSYIIDDQR
- a CDS encoding DNA translocase FtsK, with amino-acid sequence MTQLTGIQRIWEAGMIIACVFAFFLLLALVSFHPGDPGWSQAGLQLDVHNWVGSTGAWSADLLLFSFGFLAYLLPFGAAFLGWFLFQHIKALEEFDYLTIGLRIIGGLLMALGATGIASINFDDIYNFSAGGFVGDVISSALVPYFNIAGTILLLLCFFCTGFTLLTGISWLSIVDRLGEMTLWFGRKCVSIPQQALALDMPRLALPSRSAKPENDELDITSMRAEPAETPEPVFTPPPKAERSEPSFGIPDDVFDEDDVPPFETQSHTPAKTESENKPKSSFSLSGMREAVHNKVKEAKPSSKDEVVENHQIAKSQSDEMIEPTFDMSQTDTLTEAPATEAQQTAEPVNIETPEPQSAPAPAPESAPAPKPVHQPFTPVAMGAKSITRHEGEGSEPITAMPSFDLLERADKHENPLTQEEIDGISRLVEEKLADFNIEANVVGVYPGPVITRFELDLAPGVKVSKITGLSKDLARAMSAISVRVVEVIPGKSVIGLELPNKKREMVRLSEVIGGDAFQRNSSPLTMVLGADISGKPVIVDLAKMPHLLVAGTTGSGKSVGVNVMILSLLYKSTPEDVRMIMIDPKMLELSVYEGIPHLLAEVVTDMKEAANALRWCVGEMERRYRLMSALGVRNLKGYNAKVEEAIAAGTPIQDPLWKSEESMEPHAPDLEKLPAIVVVVDEFADMMMIVGKKVEELIARIAQKARAAGIHLVLATQRPSVDVITGLIKANIPTRIAFQVSSKIDSRTILDQQGAEALLGMGDMLYLPPGSPVPTRVHGAFVDDHEVHAVVADWKRRGAPKYIDEILNGEASAEVLLPGEQAEGEDQEFDAFYDEAVAFVTETRRASVSSVQRKFRIGYNRAARLVEQMESSGVVSAQGHNGNREVLAPPAPKD
- the lrp gene encoding leucine-responsive transcriptional regulator Lrp, with product MLVKTPKHLDRIDRNILISLQKNGRISNVELAKDVGLSPSPCLERVKRLESQGYIKGYHAVVDPEKLGAAMLVFVEITLTKTSVDIFAEFSAAVRLHDDIQECHLVSGDFDFLLKARVADMSSYRRLLGDTLLRLPGVSESRTYVVMEEVKSTTSLRINLK
- the ald gene encoding alanine dehydrogenase, which translates into the protein MLIGVPKEIKNHEYRVGLTPAAVKEFTSHGHSVLIETLAGDAIGFTDEMYVEAGASIASTAEQVFAEAEMIIKVKEPQTNECKMLRKGQTLYTYLHLAPDPTQTELLIASGATCIAYETVTDDRGGLPLLAPMSEVAGRMSVQAGAHYLEKAHGGSGTLLGGVPGVAPGKVLIIGGGVVGTQAAKMALGLGADVTILDRSLPRLRQLDDIFNGQVKTVYSTVDAIEHYSSKADLVVGAVLIPGAAAPKLLNREQIAAMKPGSVLVDVAIDQGGCFETSKATTHQDPVYIIDDVVHYCVANMPGGVARTSTMALNNATLPFGLALANKGPAKAMLEDKHLLNGLNVHEGKVTYKAVVDALGEKLGLTYTPAEEALNA